The stretch of DNA AGTTACTTTGTGATAACATCCTTTTAAAAATTACTCCGTAAGTAAAATTTCATTCTTTTCTGTTATTCTGGACTCAAACTGAATTCCGGCAGCAGGAACCAAATCTTTTTCAATTATTTCTACACTCTGCCTAAAAGATTGTCTCAGCCTGTGTATTAAGTTTTCTCCGGAAACCTTAAAAGAATCTGCATTTACAATGACATCCGGCAAAGGCAAAATCTCATATACCGGCTTATTTTCCCGGTAGTATCTGTGTACCCAGGTTGGGGTATAAGTTATAGCTTTAATTTGTATCTGCCCTGTAGTGTGATTTTTGTTTACTTCTATGTTTAAAATAACACCGTCTTCTGTGTATCTGTTATTTAACGTTTCATAGCGCTGATTGGAAATAAAATTCCCCAAAGAATAGGCCACAACTGTTATGTGGCTGTCTATTGGTGATTGAATAATTTTAACAGGTTGCAATACGTGTGGGTGACTTCCAAAAATTATATCAACCCCCATGCGGTTAAGAGAGTCTGCAATTTCCCGTTGAAAATGATTTTCGCTTCGATGGTATTCATTTCCCCAATGCAGGTAAAAAATAATTACCTCAGCCCCTTTAGATTTCATGGAATCGACAGTTACTTTCATTTCCTTAAAAGCATCATTAAGCTTTTCATAATCAAAAGAGTTAATTAAGTTTTGATGTTCCTTTTTTACAATTAAACCATTTATAGTTTTTTGGTTGTTGACTTTAGGGGATTCATAAGTATAAGAGGTAAAGCCAATCGTAATCTCGTTTTTATTTTTAAGTATAAAATTATCGGTAAGCGTGTCTTTTCGTGTACCTGCACTCAGTAACTTGTTTTTTTCCAATACGCTCAGTGTTCTCAACATACCTTCACCTCCCATATCATACAAATGATTGTTTGCAGTGGAAATAATGTGAAATCCGGCAATTTTAAGTGCTTCTGCCAATGCATCCGGAGTATTGAATTTCGGGTACCCGCTGTATGGTCTGCCGGATCCGGCAAGAGTTGTTTCCAGATTTCCAATCAGAATGTCAGAAGCATTAAAATACGGACTCAGAAAGGCAAAATTATTTGTAAAGTCATATGTGCTGTCGTTAACTCTCTGGGCATTTATTTGCGTTTGATGAACCATTATATCTCCAACCGCACTAATCGTTAAAGTTGTGTATTTTGGCTGCCTCTCTTTCGTTGAATCTACTACTTTGACAGAACTTACATACTCATCGAAAGTTGTGGTTTTAGTATCGGCAGAAGTGCAGGCATTTAAAACAGAAAAACCAAATGCTAAGACAAGAATTAGCGATATTCTATAGTGGCCTGAAAACAGGCTTTTCCAAAAAATGATATTAGATAACATCTATAGGAGTCGTTTGTTAAGGTATACGAATTTAACAAATAAAGGATATCTATCTAAGGATTATGATTTTAAGTTAATCAAAATATTCAGGGTTTAGCAATGCTACCGATCGAATAGATTGAAAATCTTTCAAGTGTATTCTGTAATATTCGATTAATTTATTCAGCAGGAAATTTTTTACTTTTTCATTAAAATGTAGTGTACTTTCTTTTTGTAGTAATGCATTTAGAAAAGAAGTAGCCGGACCTTCAATGATGTCTGCATAGTCAGGTTTTGAATCACAAAAAACACCCTCTCTCATGTCGAAATATCGTTTATTTTTCCCTTCGTTTTGAGGTTGAAAACCAAGAATTTCTGATAGGTTTAGTAAAAAGTGAAAGACAAAGTCATTTTGATTACCTGAATTTTCCAATGTAAGTATGTCTCCATAAACAAATTCAAAAATTTGCTCATTGAAGATGTCTTCAGGCAGGGAGCGATACAGAATTTCTGCGATAAAAATGGCAGTAGTACTTTTTGATATACTATTTGGAATTTTTGTTATAACCGGATTGGGGTAAGCCTCTTTTATTCGTTGAAGGGATCTGTTTTCTTTAAAATAAAAAACGATGTCCAGTGGTTGAAGGTGCTGGAAAAGACTGTTGTTCATTCGGCTTTTTGTTGTTCGAACTCCATTTATTATAAATGATTGTAACCCTTTGTCCTGTGTTAAAATCTTGCATATAATGCTGGTGTCACCATATTTTATATGATGCAATACAATTCCTTTTGTTTTATGCAACATATAACAATTTCCTTTTAGCGGACAAAAAATATTTTACTAACCATAGTTTCTTCTCCGGTACTGTTTGTACTAAAAACCAGATAAACGCCGGATTTTGCTTGTCCTCCGTTGAGTCTGTTGCCGTCCCATATTGCCTGTCCGCCTAAAGCACGGGTTTGATAAACCAGCATTCCGTTCACATCTGTTATTCGTACATCAGCATTGTTTACTAAGCCTTTTATTGCAATGGGGCCGCTGTATTCAGGTCTGACAGGATTAGGATATACCAGTACATTTTCGTGCGTTTCACCTCCTCCGGTTGCATCACTTTTATACGATACTATTCCTTTATCTGTACCAATAAATACCTCCCCATTTGAATCCTGTATAGATATTGAGGTTATTACATTAGAAAGTAGCGGACTGTTATTAACCGTAAAATGGTGAATTTCTTCTGTTCCATCGGCTGATACCAGAAATATTCCGTTATTGGTTCCTACCCATTTTCTGTTAGCTCCGTCTACGGCAATAGCATTTACTCTTTCTGCTTCAAAAAGATATCCTGCAAAGCCGTCAACAACAGTGGTGATTTGCTGTGCATCACAACCCTGATCGCTTAATACTTGTCCGGCACAGAAAAAAACAGCCACCCCTTCGGCTGTTCCAACCCAGATTCTACCCTCTTTATCTTCGGCTATGCTTAATACATCCGCTGAGGGTAAATTACCATTGCCGGAACCTGTTCCCAGTAATCGGGATTGATTATTTGAATTGTTTTCGAGGTCTCCATTTTCAGAAAAAACAAAAAGACCGTGAGTGTTAGATCTTGAAACAATAAACCATTTTTGATTTCTGCTGTCGACGATTACATCTGTTAGGGTATTTATACCGCCCGGTGGGCGAAAGTTAAACCATTTATCATCTGCCGTTTTAACTGCAACCGGGTCCGGTGCCAAAAAGTTACTTATCCACAGGTTTCCGTTTCTGTCAAAAGCTAATCCTGTAATGTTAGTTCTTAATGCATCACCCAAAGCAGCCTGTAAAGGACTGTTATATTGACTGTAGATAGATAATTCATCATTTTTCCAGCGTATCAATCCATTGTAAAAAGAAGCAAAGTAGATTTCTTTTTCATTATTGGGATTAGGGGCAAGATTTATAATATTAAAAACGGTATCCAAAATTGGGCGGTTAAAACGATTGTAGGAATTCCACCAATTTCCGGTATATTCTAAAAAGCCATCTCTGTTGAAGGTATAGTTCCATGAGAGATTTGCTCCACCCGGTGCAACATAAGTTCTGCCATTTCGGGAGCTCATTCTGAAAACCCTTGATGTCCCCGGACTGTTGGGCCGGATTTGACTAACTGAATTAGGACTCAAGCGTACCAATCCTCTGAAAACATCTGCAACCCAAAGAACCCCACTTTCATCAAAAAGTGCATCTGAAGGTCTGACAATAGAATTATTTGTATAAATTAAGCCATCTAAATCGGTGTCATATACCAAAATCCGACTGTCTATTACATCTTCATTGTCAATTTTTTCCTGCGGTAATATCAATTTATTATTGGAAATGCGCATTCTGTTAGTACGCCAGTTTGCTTCATCAAAAACAATTTCCCATCCGCTACTTCCTTTTTTTAGCAAACGGTTATTCAACATTGCAAAAAGGCGGTTATCATAGGTAATAATGTTTTGCACTTCACCGGGCATTAAATCACCGGTATGTGGCTCCCATGACCAAAATTGAAAA from Chitinophagaceae bacterium encodes:
- the recO gene encoding DNA repair protein RecO yields the protein MLHKTKGIVLHHIKYGDTSIICKILTQDKGLQSFIINGVRTTKSRMNNSLFQHLQPLDIVFYFKENRSLQRIKEAYPNPVITKIPNSISKSTTAIFIAEILYRSLPEDIFNEQIFEFVYGDILTLENSGNQNDFVFHFLLNLSEILGFQPQNEGKNKRYFDMREGVFCDSKPDYADIIEGPATSFLNALLQKESTLHFNEKVKNFLLNKLIEYYRIHLKDFQSIRSVALLNPEYFD
- a CDS encoding CapA family protein, coding for MLSNIIFWKSLFSGHYRISLILVLAFGFSVLNACTSADTKTTTFDEYVSSVKVVDSTKERQPKYTTLTISAVGDIMVHQTQINAQRVNDSTYDFTNNFAFLSPYFNASDILIGNLETTLAGSGRPYSGYPKFNTPDALAEALKIAGFHIISTANNHLYDMGGEGMLRTLSVLEKNKLLSAGTRKDTLTDNFILKNKNEITIGFTSYTYESPKVNNQKTINGLIVKKEHQNLINSFDYEKLNDAFKEMKVTVDSMKSKGAEVIIFYLHWGNEYHRSENHFQREIADSLNRMGVDIIFGSHPHVLQPVKIIQSPIDSHITVVAYSLGNFISNQRYETLNNRYTEDGVILNIEVNKNHTTGQIQIKAITYTPTWVHRYYRENKPVYEILPLPDVIVNADSFKVSGENLIHRLRQSFRQSVEIIEKDLVPAAGIQFESRITEKNEILLTE